In Candidatus Sedimenticola sp. (ex Thyasira tokunagai), the following proteins share a genomic window:
- a CDS encoding VCBS repeat-containing protein: MAISKWLLPLLCLLPSYVTQAQSTPGFSTMEVVKLNSSTRELIVLDLDSDGLQDLALLNNNQAGIQLLRQYAPNEPRNGGKLATRNGRWKPVFDDSRFGKQRLATGLRMYSLAGADLDGNGLIDFAVSTKDDGLVVYYQRRPGEWERGWGYMQEKTTQWRGAVLAEDLDGDGRADLALLAEKALLLFLQRKDGHFHPVSRYPLADPDNYDLMSADINRDGRKDLLYITRKSRYALRVRLQDELGGYAVERLLRLDTPRSTPALLEQGNRVELAWIDSATGLIEVAGINLGSSGVDQDPIPQVHALPVRVRNTSIYGVGDLDGDGEQEVILADPKASQLWIYKNRGNAVFSEPVAYPVFSGVTSVALGDADGDGRMEVYLASSKESVVGVSQLQANGRLSYPHPILLEQKPLALAFVPATPSQSAQLAIVLRTKKKRLLHLLTPTAEGWRKSAVLPLEGLSTDPNGILSADWNQDGQPDLMLFTPRSPARLLLGDGNGGFHHLSTREGFRAALFDGATPGDVTLADPDGDGELEVLVNGDGFVRSLRIEDGIQVEDQFNLNDPTARASSALLHDMDGDGSPELLLTAGGDDKLEVQRRNDSGLFRPWRTHTIGSIELLATQRLPQSDGGSALLYLGQDRFWVIKQASANLYLKKLVSHESDLEKVKYGELAYGDLNADGVHELIAQDDRETRILEVLQRHNSALQRKLHFAVFNDLEGQDQPFGTHEPRELLVTDIDGDGMDDVILLVHDRLLIYLAGNP, translated from the coding sequence ATGGCGATCTCGAAATGGCTCTTACCACTGCTCTGCCTACTGCCATCCTATGTTACCCAGGCGCAGAGTACCCCGGGCTTTTCCACTATGGAGGTGGTCAAGCTAAATTCGAGTACCAGGGAGTTGATAGTACTCGACCTGGACAGTGATGGGCTGCAGGATCTTGCTCTGCTCAACAATAACCAGGCCGGTATCCAGCTCCTGCGCCAGTATGCACCGAACGAGCCCAGAAACGGTGGAAAACTGGCAACCCGCAATGGGCGCTGGAAGCCGGTGTTTGATGACAGCCGTTTCGGCAAACAGCGCCTGGCCACCGGCCTCAGGATGTATTCCCTGGCTGGGGCTGATCTGGATGGTAACGGGCTGATCGATTTTGCAGTCAGTACCAAAGATGACGGTCTGGTGGTCTACTACCAGCGCAGACCGGGAGAGTGGGAACGGGGCTGGGGCTACATGCAGGAAAAAACCACCCAGTGGCGGGGTGCTGTACTGGCCGAGGATCTGGATGGAGACGGGCGTGCTGATCTGGCACTACTGGCTGAGAAGGCCCTGCTGCTCTTTCTTCAACGTAAAGACGGCCATTTTCATCCGGTAAGCCGCTACCCCCTGGCCGATCCCGATAACTATGACCTGATGAGCGCAGATATCAACCGGGATGGCCGAAAGGATCTGCTCTACATCACCCGTAAGAGCCGTTATGCACTGCGTGTCCGTCTACAGGATGAACTGGGTGGGTATGCCGTAGAACGCCTGCTGCGCCTCGACACACCACGCAGCACACCCGCTCTGCTGGAACAGGGAAACCGGGTGGAACTTGCATGGATCGACAGTGCAACCGGACTGATTGAGGTCGCCGGTATCAACCTCGGGAGCAGCGGCGTGGATCAGGATCCTATACCCCAGGTGCACGCTTTACCTGTCAGGGTACGCAACACATCGATCTATGGGGTGGGTGATCTGGATGGCGATGGTGAGCAGGAGGTGATCCTGGCGGATCCCAAAGCATCACAGCTGTGGATCTACAAAAACCGGGGTAACGCGGTATTTTCCGAACCGGTAGCCTACCCTGTCTTTTCAGGCGTCACCTCTGTTGCATTGGGTGATGCCGACGGTGATGGACGAATGGAGGTATACCTTGCTTCATCCAAAGAGAGCGTGGTTGGAGTATCTCAGCTGCAGGCTAATGGGCGTCTCTCTTATCCTCACCCCATTCTGCTTGAGCAGAAACCTCTGGCACTGGCCTTTGTGCCCGCCACACCCTCCCAATCAGCGCAGCTTGCCATTGTGCTCCGGACAAAGAAAAAACGTCTTCTGCACCTGCTGACTCCCACGGCGGAGGGTTGGCGGAAGTCTGCGGTGCTCCCGCTGGAGGGGCTATCCACAGATCCCAACGGAATCCTCAGTGCAGACTGGAATCAGGATGGGCAACCGGACTTGATGCTGTTCACTCCCCGCTCTCCCGCGCGCTTACTCCTTGGTGATGGTAATGGCGGCTTTCACCACCTCTCTACCCGGGAGGGTTTTCGTGCCGCACTGTTTGATGGCGCAACCCCCGGGGATGTGACTCTGGCGGATCCCGATGGCGACGGAGAACTGGAGGTACTGGTCAATGGAGATGGGTTCGTGCGCTCTCTGCGCATTGAAGACGGCATTCAGGTGGAAGACCAGTTCAATCTGAATGACCCTACCGCCAGGGCCTCGTCGGCCCTGCTTCACGATATGGATGGAGATGGCTCCCCAGAGTTATTACTGACCGCCGGGGGGGATGATAAATTGGAAGTGCAACGCCGTAATGACAGCGGCCTGTTCCGACCATGGCGCACCCATACCATCGGGAGTATCGAGCTGCTTGCCACACAGCGGCTCCCACAATCAGATGGTGGCTCAGCACTTCTATATCTGGGTCAGGATCGTTTCTGGGTGATTAAACAGGCAAGCGCCAACCTCTATCTAAAAAAGCTGGTCAGCCATGAGAGTGACCTGGAAAAGGTAAAATATGGTGAACTGGCCTATGGAGACCTCAATGCAGACGGTGTCCATGAGCTGATTGCGCAGGATGACCGCGAGACCCGCATTTTGGAAGTGCTTCAGCGCCATAACAGTGCCCTCCAGCGCAAGCTCCATTTTGCGGTATTTAACGATCTGGAGGGGCAAGATCAACCCTTCGGCACCCACGAACCCCGGGAGTTGCTGGTTACCGATATAGATGGTGATGGCATGGATGATGTCATCCTCCTGGTTCATGACCGTCTTCTGATATACCTTGCCGGAAACCCTTGA